From Lampris incognitus isolate fLamInc1 chromosome 13, fLamInc1.hap2, whole genome shotgun sequence, one genomic window encodes:
- the si:ch211-217g15.3 gene encoding uncharacterized protein si:ch211-217g15.3, with protein MFRISLIACISLLAYGVTSMPYNSWSKMIDSALQDAIMREGVQVKLLPGERVKDQEDMDVTGYDIDPDMAIWTNAGANGKYLKAEEDMDDLYHPSIEDHLKAQVQYQDALSEDISHHLFSDNKKPEQDLDGLYHGSREELEGYLVPLVAKADVGTQVRAHSRPEKDEDELYHIDLYSRVQEEQGPKVMSGTGVRLHLQPEEDMDDLYHAQQPMPAPRHAGVPAPVQVNEPIDYSRPEEDLDELSHN; from the exons ATGTTCAG GATTTCTCTGATAGCATGCATCTCTCTACTGGCTTATGGCGTCACGTCCATGCCATATAACTCCTGG AGTAAAATGATAGATTCAGCACTCCAGGACGCCATCAT GAGGGAAGGCGTCCAAGTGAAGTTGCTCCCAGGAGAGCGGGTGAAGGACCAAGAGGACATGGATGTGACTGGCTATGACATTGACCCTGACATGGCCATCTGGACAAACGCTGGAGCGAATGGGAAGTACCTAAAGGCCGAAGAAGACATGGACGACCTCTATCACCCTTCCATAGAAGATCATTTAAAAGCTCAGGTCCAGTACCAAGACGCCCTCTCGGAAGACATCTCTCATCATCTCTTCTCTGATAACAAGAAGCCTGAGCAAGACTTGGATGGACTGTATCACGGCTCCAGGGAGGAGCTTGAAGGATACCTCGTTCCCCTTGTGGCCAAGGCTGATGTTGGCACACAAGTCCGAGCACACAGCCGACCAGAAAAGGACGAAGATGAGTTGTACCATATCGATCTGTACTCACGAGTGCAAGAGGAACAAGGGCCAAAGGTCATGAGTGGCACCGGTGTCAGGCTTCACCTTCAGCCAGAGGAGGACATGGATGACTTGTACCATGCACAGCAGCCGATGCCCGCCCCTCGCCACGCTGGCGTGCCCGCACCTGTCCAGGTGAACGAGCCCATCGATTACAGTCGGCCGGAGGAGGACCTGGATGAGCTCAGCCACAACTAG